Proteins from a genomic interval of Carcharodon carcharias isolate sCarCar2 chromosome 27 unlocalized genomic scaffold, sCarCar2.pri SUPER_27_unloc_4, whole genome shotgun sequence:
- the LOC121273935 gene encoding deleted in malignant brain tumors 1 protein-like isoform X3: MIGTIMNSCYSDHRFPRLVSVDSQCSGRLEIQFGTTWGTVCDLHWDWNDASVVCQQLQCGVAVSVGKGAYFGEGTGLLRSDKFDCKGNETSLTDCPISPVNQNVCTHMNDVGVSCSGKHGPRLVGGEERCSGRVEVLHGEQWGTLCDIHFGLEDASVVCEHLQCGAVKEIPRNSPFGQGTGPVWKENYRCRGNESRVTECPVTSGENFNCSHGNVASVICSDESWSLRLTNGGSRCDGRVEIYHNGRWGRVQDSLWDLSDATVVCKQLGCGVAIAAYTFANYGESEGPVWVNDVQCGGNESHLRNCSSFAMNSSLNESVGVGVLCSEHKQLRLSDGGSPCAGRVEIYYNGTWGSVCDDSWDLTDADVVCKQLHCGKALDVTLPASCGPGSGPVWLEGLECSGEESYLWQCPSEYWGAHDCSHKEDVKIMCSEHKELRLVKGKHRCEGRIEVFYNGTWGTVCSETLDRQDAEVICKQLQCGPLASIEYSSRTFGEGSGRIWLDEIECISHESTIWQCQTDPWGQHNCNHREDAGVSCSESKITKGQPKSEKDCGRESDSDVGLRLIGGNTNCSGRVEIMCKNNWSTVCDDSWDMADANVVCRQLHCGSALLATGGAAFGQGEGDMWFDEVRCTGSESFLSDCPSLASAQSDCDHKEDASVICSGFATGIWGSPIDLYQAIYEEIENIPPVKDPALTRGSVSASIVSLNDIEYYTSHTLDFKSLGSPNPDENSSSIQALRDYDDAETTDNDPKGDDLLLDRVHDDFVTRESAGGDM; this comes from the exons ATGATTGGGACAATCATGAATTCTTGTTACTCAGATCACAGGTTTCCCAGACTGGTATCCGTGGATTCCCAATGCTCGGGCAGACTGGAAATACAGTTCGGCACAacctggggaacagtgtgtgatcTTCACTGGGATTGGAATGACGCCAGTGTGGTTTGTCAACAGCTTCAGTGTGGAGTCGCTGTGTCTGTGGGAAAAGGGGCTTATTTTGGAGAGGGCACTGGACTTCTACGGAGCGATAAATTTGATTGTAAAGGCAATGAAACAAGCCTAACAGACTGCCCTATCTCTCCAGTAAATCAAAACGTGTGCACCCACATGAACGATGTCGGTGTGAGCTGTTCCG GGAAGCATGGACCCCGATTGGTTGGTGGTGAGGAGAGGTGTTCTGGCCGGGTGGAAGTGCTGCACGGAGAGCAATGGGGGACGCTGTGTGATATTCACTTTGGTTTAGAAGACGCCAGTGTGGTGTGTGAGCACCTTCAGTGCGGGGCTGTAAAGGAAATCCCCAGAAACTCTCCCTTTGGGCAGGGAACAGGCCCCGTGTGGAAGGAAAATTACAGGTGCCGCGGGAATGAATCGCGAGTGACAGAGTGTCCGGTTACATCCGGGGAAAATTTTAACTGCTCACATGGAAATGTCGCCAGTGTCATCTGTTCAG ATGAAAGCTGGTCACTGAGATTGACGAATGGGGGAAGCCGCTGTGATGGTCGGGTGGAAATTTACCACAACGGTCGCTGGGGCAGAGTACAGGACAGCCTCTGGGACCTCAGTGATGCTACCGTGGTCTGCAAGCAACTAGGATGTGGTGTCGCAATTGCCGCTTATACCTTTGCAAAttatggagagagtgaagggcctgtgtgggtgaatgatgtCCAGTGTGGAGGAAACGAATCGCATCTCCGCAACTGCAGCTCATTTGCAATGAACTCTTCTCTCAATGAAAGTGTCGGCGTCGGGGTTCTGTGTTCAG AGCACAAACAGTTAAGGCTGTCAGACGGTGGAAGCCCATGTGCAGGCCGAGTAGAGATTTATTACAACGGGACCTGGGGCTCAGTTTGTGATGATTCCTGGGATCTGACAGACGCTGACGTAGTTTGCAAACAGCTGCATTGTGGAAAGGCATTGGACGTGACACTTCCTGCCTCTTGCGGACCAGGCTCAGGTCCAGTTTGGCTGGAAGGCTTGGAGTGTTCAGGGGAGGAATCGTATCTCTGGCAATGTCCGTCTGAATATTGGGGTGCCCACGACTGTTCTCATAAAGAAGATGTGAAGATCATGTGCTCAG AGCACAAGGAGCTGCGGCTGGTGAAAGGAAAGCATCGCTGTGAGGGGAGAATTGAAGTGTTCTACAATGGTACCTGGGGAACAGTGTGCTCGGAAACACTGGATCGCCAAGATGCTGAGGTGATCTGTAAACAGTTACAGTGCGGCCCTCTCGCTTCTATTGAGTATAGCTCTAGGACATTCGGAGAAGGTTCAGGACGGATTTGGCTCGATGAAATAGAATGTATTTCACACGAGTCGACCATTTGGCAGTGTCAGACAGACCCGTGGGGACAACACAACTGTAATCACAGAGAAGATGCAGGCGTTTCATGTTCAG AAAGCAAGATAACGAAGGGCCAGCCCAAAAGTGAAAAGGATTGTGGTCGAGAATCAG ATTCAGATGTAGGTTTGCGCCTGATTGGAGGTAACACCAACTGCTCCGGGCGAGTGGAGATAATGTGCAAAAACAACTGGAGCACAGTGTGTGATGACTCTTGGGATATGGCCGATGCCAATGTTGTCTGCAGACAGCTGCATTGTGGCTCTGCTCTAttggccacaggaggggctgcatttggacagggtgAAGGTGACATGTGGTTTGATGAGGTGAGGTGTACCGGAAGCGAATCCTTTCTCTCTGATTGTCCTTCCTTAGCATCTGCTCAATCTGACTGTGATCACAAGGAGGACGCCAGTGTGATTTGTTCCG GTTTTGCCACTGGCATTTGGGGTTCACCAATTGATTTGTACCAAGCAATTTACGAAGAAATTGAAAATATACCACCTGTCAAGGATCCAGCTCTGACCCGTGGCTCAG TTTCTGCTTCCATTGTTTCGCTCAATGATATCGAATATTACACCAGCCACACATTGGATTTCAAAAGTCTTGGATCGCCAAATCCTGACGAGAATTCATCCAGTATTCAGG CTCTCCGTGATTACGACGATGCTGAGACTACAGACAATGATCCTAAGGGCGATGACTTGCTGCTGGACCGTGTTCATGATGATTTCGTCACACGGGAAAGTGCCGGCGGTGATATGTGA
- the LOC121273935 gene encoding scavenger receptor cysteine-rich type 1 protein M130-like isoform X2 has protein sequence MIGTIMNSCYSDHRFPRLVSVDSQCSGRLEIQFGTTWGTVCDLHWDWNDASVVCQQLQCGVAVSVGKGAYFGEGTGLLRSDKFDCKGNETSLTDCPISPVNQNVCTHMNDVGVSCSGKHGPRLVGGEERCSGRVEVLHGEQWGTLCDIHFGLEDASVVCEHLQCGAVKEIPRNSPFGQGTGPVWKENYRCRGNESRVTECPVTSGENFNCSHGNVASVICSDESWSLRLTNGGSRCDGRVEIYHNGRWGRVQDSLWDLSDATVVCKQLGCGVAIAAYTFANYGESEGPVWVNDVQCGGNESHLRNCSSFAMNSSLNESVGVGVLCSEHKQLRLSDGGSPCAGRVEIYYNGTWGSVCDDSWDLTDADVVCKQLHCGKALDVTLPASCGPGSGPVWLEGLECSGEESYLWQCPSEYWGAHDCSHKEDVKIMCSEHKELRLVKGKHRCEGRIEVFYNGTWGTVCSETLDRQDAEVICKQLQCGPLASIEYSSRTFGEGSGRIWLDEIECISHESTIWQCQTDPWGQHNCNHREDAGVSCSESKITKGQPKSEKDCGRESDSDVGLRLIGGNTNCSGRVEIMCKNNWSTVCDDSWDMADANVVCRQLHCGSALLATGGAAFGQGEGDMWFDEVRCTGSESFLSDCPSLASAQSDCDHKEDASVICSGPELSSAAFPSTPAEHEDNITSIPLVIGITISILLICEFIALIVVMRRQSSRKGFATGIWGSPIDLYQAIYEEIENIPPVKDPALTRGSALRDYDDAETTDNDPKGDDLLLDRVHDDFVTRESAGGDM, from the exons ATGATTGGGACAATCATGAATTCTTGTTACTCAGATCACAGGTTTCCCAGACTGGTATCCGTGGATTCCCAATGCTCGGGCAGACTGGAAATACAGTTCGGCACAacctggggaacagtgtgtgatcTTCACTGGGATTGGAATGACGCCAGTGTGGTTTGTCAACAGCTTCAGTGTGGAGTCGCTGTGTCTGTGGGAAAAGGGGCTTATTTTGGAGAGGGCACTGGACTTCTACGGAGCGATAAATTTGATTGTAAAGGCAATGAAACAAGCCTAACAGACTGCCCTATCTCTCCAGTAAATCAAAACGTGTGCACCCACATGAACGATGTCGGTGTGAGCTGTTCCG GGAAGCATGGACCCCGATTGGTTGGTGGTGAGGAGAGGTGTTCTGGCCGGGTGGAAGTGCTGCACGGAGAGCAATGGGGGACGCTGTGTGATATTCACTTTGGTTTAGAAGACGCCAGTGTGGTGTGTGAGCACCTTCAGTGCGGGGCTGTAAAGGAAATCCCCAGAAACTCTCCCTTTGGGCAGGGAACAGGCCCCGTGTGGAAGGAAAATTACAGGTGCCGCGGGAATGAATCGCGAGTGACAGAGTGTCCGGTTACATCCGGGGAAAATTTTAACTGCTCACATGGAAATGTCGCCAGTGTCATCTGTTCAG ATGAAAGCTGGTCACTGAGATTGACGAATGGGGGAAGCCGCTGTGATGGTCGGGTGGAAATTTACCACAACGGTCGCTGGGGCAGAGTACAGGACAGCCTCTGGGACCTCAGTGATGCTACCGTGGTCTGCAAGCAACTAGGATGTGGTGTCGCAATTGCCGCTTATACCTTTGCAAAttatggagagagtgaagggcctgtgtgggtgaatgatgtCCAGTGTGGAGGAAACGAATCGCATCTCCGCAACTGCAGCTCATTTGCAATGAACTCTTCTCTCAATGAAAGTGTCGGCGTCGGGGTTCTGTGTTCAG AGCACAAACAGTTAAGGCTGTCAGACGGTGGAAGCCCATGTGCAGGCCGAGTAGAGATTTATTACAACGGGACCTGGGGCTCAGTTTGTGATGATTCCTGGGATCTGACAGACGCTGACGTAGTTTGCAAACAGCTGCATTGTGGAAAGGCATTGGACGTGACACTTCCTGCCTCTTGCGGACCAGGCTCAGGTCCAGTTTGGCTGGAAGGCTTGGAGTGTTCAGGGGAGGAATCGTATCTCTGGCAATGTCCGTCTGAATATTGGGGTGCCCACGACTGTTCTCATAAAGAAGATGTGAAGATCATGTGCTCAG AGCACAAGGAGCTGCGGCTGGTGAAAGGAAAGCATCGCTGTGAGGGGAGAATTGAAGTGTTCTACAATGGTACCTGGGGAACAGTGTGCTCGGAAACACTGGATCGCCAAGATGCTGAGGTGATCTGTAAACAGTTACAGTGCGGCCCTCTCGCTTCTATTGAGTATAGCTCTAGGACATTCGGAGAAGGTTCAGGACGGATTTGGCTCGATGAAATAGAATGTATTTCACACGAGTCGACCATTTGGCAGTGTCAGACAGACCCGTGGGGACAACACAACTGTAATCACAGAGAAGATGCAGGCGTTTCATGTTCAG AAAGCAAGATAACGAAGGGCCAGCCCAAAAGTGAAAAGGATTGTGGTCGAGAATCAG ATTCAGATGTAGGTTTGCGCCTGATTGGAGGTAACACCAACTGCTCCGGGCGAGTGGAGATAATGTGCAAAAACAACTGGAGCACAGTGTGTGATGACTCTTGGGATATGGCCGATGCCAATGTTGTCTGCAGACAGCTGCATTGTGGCTCTGCTCTAttggccacaggaggggctgcatttggacagggtgAAGGTGACATGTGGTTTGATGAGGTGAGGTGTACCGGAAGCGAATCCTTTCTCTCTGATTGTCCTTCCTTAGCATCTGCTCAATCTGACTGTGATCACAAGGAGGACGCCAGTGTGATTTGTTCCG GTCCAGAATTGTCATCGGCTGCTTTTCCGTCCACACCTGCAG aacATGAAGACAATATCACTTCCATCCCTCTTGTGATTGGTATAACAATCAGTATCCTGTTGATCTGTGAGTTCATCGCACTAATTGTGGTAATGCGGAGGCAATCATCAAGGAAAG GTTTTGCCACTGGCATTTGGGGTTCACCAATTGATTTGTACCAAGCAATTTACGAAGAAATTGAAAATATACCACCTGTCAAGGATCCAGCTCTGACCCGTGGCTCAG CTCTCCGTGATTACGACGATGCTGAGACTACAGACAATGATCCTAAGGGCGATGACTTGCTGCTGGACCGTGTTCATGATGATTTCGTCACACGGGAAAGTGCCGGCGGTGATATGTGA
- the LOC121273935 gene encoding deleted in malignant brain tumors 1 protein-like isoform X1 has protein sequence MIGTIMNSCYSDHRFPRLVSVDSQCSGRLEIQFGTTWGTVCDLHWDWNDASVVCQQLQCGVAVSVGKGAYFGEGTGLLRSDKFDCKGNETSLTDCPISPVNQNVCTHMNDVGVSCSGKHGPRLVGGEERCSGRVEVLHGEQWGTLCDIHFGLEDASVVCEHLQCGAVKEIPRNSPFGQGTGPVWKENYRCRGNESRVTECPVTSGENFNCSHGNVASVICSDESWSLRLTNGGSRCDGRVEIYHNGRWGRVQDSLWDLSDATVVCKQLGCGVAIAAYTFANYGESEGPVWVNDVQCGGNESHLRNCSSFAMNSSLNESVGVGVLCSEHKQLRLSDGGSPCAGRVEIYYNGTWGSVCDDSWDLTDADVVCKQLHCGKALDVTLPASCGPGSGPVWLEGLECSGEESYLWQCPSEYWGAHDCSHKEDVKIMCSEHKELRLVKGKHRCEGRIEVFYNGTWGTVCSETLDRQDAEVICKQLQCGPLASIEYSSRTFGEGSGRIWLDEIECISHESTIWQCQTDPWGQHNCNHREDAGVSCSESKITKGQPKSEKDCGRESDSDVGLRLIGGNTNCSGRVEIMCKNNWSTVCDDSWDMADANVVCRQLHCGSALLATGGAAFGQGEGDMWFDEVRCTGSESFLSDCPSLASAQSDCDHKEDASVICSGPELSSAAFPSTPAEHEDNITSIPLVIGITISILLICEFIALIVVMRRQSSRKGFATGIWGSPIDLYQAIYEEIENIPPVKDPALTRGSVSASIVSLNDIEYYTSHTLDFKSLGSPNPDENSSSIQALRDYDDAETTDNDPKGDDLLLDRVHDDFVTRESAGGDM, from the exons ATGATTGGGACAATCATGAATTCTTGTTACTCAGATCACAGGTTTCCCAGACTGGTATCCGTGGATTCCCAATGCTCGGGCAGACTGGAAATACAGTTCGGCACAacctggggaacagtgtgtgatcTTCACTGGGATTGGAATGACGCCAGTGTGGTTTGTCAACAGCTTCAGTGTGGAGTCGCTGTGTCTGTGGGAAAAGGGGCTTATTTTGGAGAGGGCACTGGACTTCTACGGAGCGATAAATTTGATTGTAAAGGCAATGAAACAAGCCTAACAGACTGCCCTATCTCTCCAGTAAATCAAAACGTGTGCACCCACATGAACGATGTCGGTGTGAGCTGTTCCG GGAAGCATGGACCCCGATTGGTTGGTGGTGAGGAGAGGTGTTCTGGCCGGGTGGAAGTGCTGCACGGAGAGCAATGGGGGACGCTGTGTGATATTCACTTTGGTTTAGAAGACGCCAGTGTGGTGTGTGAGCACCTTCAGTGCGGGGCTGTAAAGGAAATCCCCAGAAACTCTCCCTTTGGGCAGGGAACAGGCCCCGTGTGGAAGGAAAATTACAGGTGCCGCGGGAATGAATCGCGAGTGACAGAGTGTCCGGTTACATCCGGGGAAAATTTTAACTGCTCACATGGAAATGTCGCCAGTGTCATCTGTTCAG ATGAAAGCTGGTCACTGAGATTGACGAATGGGGGAAGCCGCTGTGATGGTCGGGTGGAAATTTACCACAACGGTCGCTGGGGCAGAGTACAGGACAGCCTCTGGGACCTCAGTGATGCTACCGTGGTCTGCAAGCAACTAGGATGTGGTGTCGCAATTGCCGCTTATACCTTTGCAAAttatggagagagtgaagggcctgtgtgggtgaatgatgtCCAGTGTGGAGGAAACGAATCGCATCTCCGCAACTGCAGCTCATTTGCAATGAACTCTTCTCTCAATGAAAGTGTCGGCGTCGGGGTTCTGTGTTCAG AGCACAAACAGTTAAGGCTGTCAGACGGTGGAAGCCCATGTGCAGGCCGAGTAGAGATTTATTACAACGGGACCTGGGGCTCAGTTTGTGATGATTCCTGGGATCTGACAGACGCTGACGTAGTTTGCAAACAGCTGCATTGTGGAAAGGCATTGGACGTGACACTTCCTGCCTCTTGCGGACCAGGCTCAGGTCCAGTTTGGCTGGAAGGCTTGGAGTGTTCAGGGGAGGAATCGTATCTCTGGCAATGTCCGTCTGAATATTGGGGTGCCCACGACTGTTCTCATAAAGAAGATGTGAAGATCATGTGCTCAG AGCACAAGGAGCTGCGGCTGGTGAAAGGAAAGCATCGCTGTGAGGGGAGAATTGAAGTGTTCTACAATGGTACCTGGGGAACAGTGTGCTCGGAAACACTGGATCGCCAAGATGCTGAGGTGATCTGTAAACAGTTACAGTGCGGCCCTCTCGCTTCTATTGAGTATAGCTCTAGGACATTCGGAGAAGGTTCAGGACGGATTTGGCTCGATGAAATAGAATGTATTTCACACGAGTCGACCATTTGGCAGTGTCAGACAGACCCGTGGGGACAACACAACTGTAATCACAGAGAAGATGCAGGCGTTTCATGTTCAG AAAGCAAGATAACGAAGGGCCAGCCCAAAAGTGAAAAGGATTGTGGTCGAGAATCAG ATTCAGATGTAGGTTTGCGCCTGATTGGAGGTAACACCAACTGCTCCGGGCGAGTGGAGATAATGTGCAAAAACAACTGGAGCACAGTGTGTGATGACTCTTGGGATATGGCCGATGCCAATGTTGTCTGCAGACAGCTGCATTGTGGCTCTGCTCTAttggccacaggaggggctgcatttggacagggtgAAGGTGACATGTGGTTTGATGAGGTGAGGTGTACCGGAAGCGAATCCTTTCTCTCTGATTGTCCTTCCTTAGCATCTGCTCAATCTGACTGTGATCACAAGGAGGACGCCAGTGTGATTTGTTCCG GTCCAGAATTGTCATCGGCTGCTTTTCCGTCCACACCTGCAG aacATGAAGACAATATCACTTCCATCCCTCTTGTGATTGGTATAACAATCAGTATCCTGTTGATCTGTGAGTTCATCGCACTAATTGTGGTAATGCGGAGGCAATCATCAAGGAAAG GTTTTGCCACTGGCATTTGGGGTTCACCAATTGATTTGTACCAAGCAATTTACGAAGAAATTGAAAATATACCACCTGTCAAGGATCCAGCTCTGACCCGTGGCTCAG TTTCTGCTTCCATTGTTTCGCTCAATGATATCGAATATTACACCAGCCACACATTGGATTTCAAAAGTCTTGGATCGCCAAATCCTGACGAGAATTCATCCAGTATTCAGG CTCTCCGTGATTACGACGATGCTGAGACTACAGACAATGATCCTAAGGGCGATGACTTGCTGCTGGACCGTGTTCATGATGATTTCGTCACACGGGAAAGTGCCGGCGGTGATATGTGA
- the LOC121273935 gene encoding scavenger receptor cysteine-rich type 1 protein M130-like isoform X4, whose translation MIGTIMNSCYSDHRFPRLVSVDSQCSGRLEIQFGTTWGTVCDLHWDWNDASVVCQQLQCGVAVSVGKGAYFGEGTGLLRSDKFDCKGNETSLTDCPISPVNQNVCTHMNDVGVSCSGKHGPRLVGGEERCSGRVEVLHGEQWGTLCDIHFGLEDASVVCEHLQCGAVKEIPRNSPFGQGTGPVWKENYRCRGNESRVTECPVTSGENFNCSHGNVASVICSDESWSLRLTNGGSRCDGRVEIYHNGRWGRVQDSLWDLSDATVVCKQLGCGVAIAAYTFANYGESEGPVWVNDVQCGGNESHLRNCSSFAMNSSLNESVGVGVLCSEHKQLRLSDGGSPCAGRVEIYYNGTWGSVCDDSWDLTDADVVCKQLHCGKALDVTLPASCGPGSGPVWLEGLECSGEESYLWQCPSEYWGAHDCSHKEDVKIMCSDSDVGLRLIGGNTNCSGRVEIMCKNNWSTVCDDSWDMADANVVCRQLHCGSALLATGGAAFGQGEGDMWFDEVRCTGSESFLSDCPSLASAQSDCDHKEDASVICSGPELSSAAFPSTPAEHEDNITSIPLVIGITISILLICEFIALIVVMRRQSSRKGFATGIWGSPIDLYQAIYEEIENIPPVKDPALTRGSVSASIVSLNDIEYYTSHTLDFKSLGSPNPDENSSSIQALRDYDDAETTDNDPKGDDLLLDRVHDDFVTRESAGGDM comes from the exons ATGATTGGGACAATCATGAATTCTTGTTACTCAGATCACAGGTTTCCCAGACTGGTATCCGTGGATTCCCAATGCTCGGGCAGACTGGAAATACAGTTCGGCACAacctggggaacagtgtgtgatcTTCACTGGGATTGGAATGACGCCAGTGTGGTTTGTCAACAGCTTCAGTGTGGAGTCGCTGTGTCTGTGGGAAAAGGGGCTTATTTTGGAGAGGGCACTGGACTTCTACGGAGCGATAAATTTGATTGTAAAGGCAATGAAACAAGCCTAACAGACTGCCCTATCTCTCCAGTAAATCAAAACGTGTGCACCCACATGAACGATGTCGGTGTGAGCTGTTCCG GGAAGCATGGACCCCGATTGGTTGGTGGTGAGGAGAGGTGTTCTGGCCGGGTGGAAGTGCTGCACGGAGAGCAATGGGGGACGCTGTGTGATATTCACTTTGGTTTAGAAGACGCCAGTGTGGTGTGTGAGCACCTTCAGTGCGGGGCTGTAAAGGAAATCCCCAGAAACTCTCCCTTTGGGCAGGGAACAGGCCCCGTGTGGAAGGAAAATTACAGGTGCCGCGGGAATGAATCGCGAGTGACAGAGTGTCCGGTTACATCCGGGGAAAATTTTAACTGCTCACATGGAAATGTCGCCAGTGTCATCTGTTCAG ATGAAAGCTGGTCACTGAGATTGACGAATGGGGGAAGCCGCTGTGATGGTCGGGTGGAAATTTACCACAACGGTCGCTGGGGCAGAGTACAGGACAGCCTCTGGGACCTCAGTGATGCTACCGTGGTCTGCAAGCAACTAGGATGTGGTGTCGCAATTGCCGCTTATACCTTTGCAAAttatggagagagtgaagggcctgtgtgggtgaatgatgtCCAGTGTGGAGGAAACGAATCGCATCTCCGCAACTGCAGCTCATTTGCAATGAACTCTTCTCTCAATGAAAGTGTCGGCGTCGGGGTTCTGTGTTCAG AGCACAAACAGTTAAGGCTGTCAGACGGTGGAAGCCCATGTGCAGGCCGAGTAGAGATTTATTACAACGGGACCTGGGGCTCAGTTTGTGATGATTCCTGGGATCTGACAGACGCTGACGTAGTTTGCAAACAGCTGCATTGTGGAAAGGCATTGGACGTGACACTTCCTGCCTCTTGCGGACCAGGCTCAGGTCCAGTTTGGCTGGAAGGCTTGGAGTGTTCAGGGGAGGAATCGTATCTCTGGCAATGTCCGTCTGAATATTGGGGTGCCCACGACTGTTCTCATAAAGAAGATGTGAAGATCATGTGCTCAG ATTCAGATGTAGGTTTGCGCCTGATTGGAGGTAACACCAACTGCTCCGGGCGAGTGGAGATAATGTGCAAAAACAACTGGAGCACAGTGTGTGATGACTCTTGGGATATGGCCGATGCCAATGTTGTCTGCAGACAGCTGCATTGTGGCTCTGCTCTAttggccacaggaggggctgcatttggacagggtgAAGGTGACATGTGGTTTGATGAGGTGAGGTGTACCGGAAGCGAATCCTTTCTCTCTGATTGTCCTTCCTTAGCATCTGCTCAATCTGACTGTGATCACAAGGAGGACGCCAGTGTGATTTGTTCCG GTCCAGAATTGTCATCGGCTGCTTTTCCGTCCACACCTGCAG aacATGAAGACAATATCACTTCCATCCCTCTTGTGATTGGTATAACAATCAGTATCCTGTTGATCTGTGAGTTCATCGCACTAATTGTGGTAATGCGGAGGCAATCATCAAGGAAAG GTTTTGCCACTGGCATTTGGGGTTCACCAATTGATTTGTACCAAGCAATTTACGAAGAAATTGAAAATATACCACCTGTCAAGGATCCAGCTCTGACCCGTGGCTCAG TTTCTGCTTCCATTGTTTCGCTCAATGATATCGAATATTACACCAGCCACACATTGGATTTCAAAAGTCTTGGATCGCCAAATCCTGACGAGAATTCATCCAGTATTCAGG CTCTCCGTGATTACGACGATGCTGAGACTACAGACAATGATCCTAAGGGCGATGACTTGCTGCTGGACCGTGTTCATGATGATTTCGTCACACGGGAAAGTGCCGGCGGTGATATGTGA